From one Microcoleus sp. bin38.metabat.b11b12b14.051 genomic stretch:
- a CDS encoding CNNM domain-containing protein, translating into MNNLTCLEIEVAETLLRLAMLLGLTLLIAFFVASELALVSADRHQIRQLAQLPDRPNAKTAQLVHQAQNNIPHYLSVTQTGTTAGSLLLGWLGEGATVHWIEPWIDKLPIGHFPAMLTAHSIAVPVAFIFVTYIEIVLGELIPKVLATHAPERTALLLMPALEICSKILWPLLAVLNGTVRLLTGSITSKPSEPLLPASEATLIEKDAHSALISGVWEVTAVNEKLGINLPTNQAYQTIAGFAIHTFGKMPAQGDRLLWGELEIEAAEVVEGSLETVLLRQVTRPLFEPKHPELVLN; encoded by the coding sequence TTGAACAACCTTACTTGTCTGGAAATAGAAGTCGCCGAAACATTGCTGAGGTTAGCAATGTTGCTGGGCTTAACACTTTTAATCGCGTTTTTTGTGGCGTCAGAACTAGCATTAGTATCGGCAGATCGCCATCAAATCCGGCAACTCGCTCAGTTGCCCGATCGCCCAAACGCCAAAACCGCCCAACTCGTCCACCAAGCGCAGAACAACATACCGCATTACCTGTCGGTGACTCAAACAGGCACTACAGCGGGGAGTTTGCTGTTGGGATGGTTGGGGGAGGGAGCGACTGTACACTGGATCGAGCCTTGGATCGACAAATTGCCGATCGGTCATTTTCCGGCAATGCTGACGGCGCACTCGATCGCAGTTCCCGTAGCTTTCATCTTCGTTACATACATCGAGATAGTATTAGGAGAACTCATCCCCAAAGTATTAGCAACCCACGCTCCAGAGCGCACGGCTTTGTTACTGATGCCCGCCCTGGAAATCTGCTCAAAAATACTGTGGCCGCTGCTAGCAGTTCTCAACGGTACTGTGCGGCTGCTGACAGGTTCGATTACCAGCAAACCGTCAGAGCCGCTGCTACCAGCTTCCGAAGCAACTCTGATTGAAAAAGACGCTCACTCAGCCCTAATTTCCGGCGTCTGGGAAGTAACAGCAGTTAACGAAAAACTCGGGATCAATCTCCCCACGAACCAAGCTTACCAAACAATCGCCGGATTCGCGATCCACACTTTTGGTAAAATGCCCGCTCAGGGCGATCGACTATTGTGGGGCGAATTAGAAATAGAAGCAGCAGAGGTAGTAGAAGGCAGCTTAGAAACAGTCCTGCTGCGCCAAGTAACACGCCCTTTGTTTGAGCCGAAACATCCAGAACTCGTCTTGAATTGA
- a CDS encoding type II toxin-antitoxin system PemK/MazF family toxin translates to MPSYSKNDIILVRYPFSDLSSSKVRPAIVVSAPHVSQDIMIVPLTSKTASLLEGEFVLAEWSTAGLNVATAVKRGLYTVHESLVLTTIGKLADSDAERLEQSLRGWLGL, encoded by the coding sequence ATGCCCAGCTACTCTAAAAATGACATAATTTTGGTTAGATATCCCTTTTCAGACTTGTCTAGTTCTAAGGTGAGACCAGCAATTGTTGTGAGTGCGCCGCACGTATCTCAAGACATCATGATTGTGCCATTGACAAGCAAAACTGCATCCTTACTTGAGGGTGAGTTCGTACTTGCTGAATGGTCAACAGCAGGGTTAAATGTGGCTACAGCAGTCAAGCGAGGTTTGTATACAGTGCATGAAAGCTTGGTTCTAACGACAATTGGCAAATTAGCGGATTCTGATGCTGAGCGACTGGAGCAATCTCTTCGAGGTTGGTTAGGGTTGTAG
- a CDS encoding glycosyltransferase family 1 protein, which yields MPTSNLEPIKVIYDISVLGQGYLHSRARTGIFRVVESLAEGLTASPECDLLFSVSQYFQLLDASLDYLQSNPKLAKVPLLHSSFSRIFHKKLLDTYNLVGCQTKINEASNIAEDKLFLEQVKNHLENTLRMMGGYANAIDSRNLDAVDIFHSPYDEIPASVQQANNVQAFLTIYDLIPILYPQFLLSEQIPLLYKKTLASISQKDWVTCISHSTKNDLCNYLNIDESRVFVTPLAAEPSIFYPCADAAKLASTRNKYGIPDAPYILSLGTLEPRKNLDGAIRSFAKLIEEQKIKDLYLVLVGTRGWKYDKIMEEISQKNFLKERIIFTGYVPESDLAALYSSALAFVYPSFYEGFGLPPLEAMQCGVPVITSNTSSLPEVVGEAGIMVDPKDTDALCHSMLEIYNNSSLRSSMSVKSLAQAKLFSWERCTQQTIAAYRTALR from the coding sequence CATCAAATCTAGAGCCAATCAAAGTTATCTACGATATTTCTGTCCTCGGACAAGGATATTTGCATTCGCGCGCTCGCACCGGAATCTTCCGAGTGGTGGAAAGTCTTGCAGAAGGATTGACTGCCTCGCCAGAATGTGATTTGCTCTTTAGTGTCAGTCAGTATTTTCAGTTGCTAGATGCTAGTCTCGATTACCTACAATCTAATCCTAAATTAGCAAAAGTTCCCCTGCTGCACTCCAGCTTTTCCCGGATTTTCCACAAAAAGCTCCTCGATACTTACAATCTGGTGGGTTGTCAAACAAAAATTAATGAGGCGAGCAATATCGCAGAGGACAAGCTATTTTTAGAACAAGTTAAAAATCATCTAGAAAACACGCTGAGAATGATGGGCGGTTATGCTAATGCTATCGACTCTCGCAACTTAGATGCAGTCGATATTTTTCACTCTCCCTACGATGAAATTCCTGCATCTGTTCAGCAAGCAAACAACGTGCAAGCATTTCTAACTATTTATGACTTAATTCCAATTTTATATCCGCAGTTTCTGCTGAGCGAACAAATTCCTCTACTTTACAAAAAAACTTTAGCAAGCATTTCTCAGAAAGACTGGGTGACTTGCATATCGCATTCCACAAAAAACGATTTGTGCAATTATCTAAACATAGACGAGTCGAGAGTTTTTGTCACGCCTCTGGCTGCGGAGCCGAGTATCTTTTATCCCTGCGCTGATGCGGCAAAACTTGCATCGACTCGCAACAAATACGGCATTCCCGATGCTCCTTATATTTTGAGTTTGGGTACGTTGGAACCGCGCAAAAATCTCGACGGTGCAATTCGCAGTTTTGCGAAACTAATTGAGGAACAAAAGATCAAAGATTTATATCTGGTGCTAGTCGGGACTCGGGGCTGGAAATACGACAAAATTATGGAAGAAATATCTCAGAAAAACTTCCTCAAAGAACGGATAATTTTTACAGGATATGTGCCAGAATCTGATTTGGCGGCGCTTTATAGCAGTGCTTTAGCGTTTGTCTATCCGTCGTTTTATGAAGGTTTTGGTTTGCCGCCACTGGAGGCGATGCAGTGTGGTGTACCTGTGATTACCTCGAATACATCTTCGCTTCCCGAAGTGGTTGGGGAAGCGGGAATTATGGTAGACCCAAAAGATACGGACGCGCTGTGTCATAGTATGCTGGAAATCTACAACAATTCGTCACTGCGTTCGAGTATGTCTGTAAAATCTTTGGCGCAAGCTAAACTTTTTAGCTGGGAAAGGTGCACTCAGCAAACTATCGCTGCTTATCGAACTGCTTTACGGTAA
- a CDS encoding HNH endonuclease, with translation MQKSVDENNINPGEQLREFIKQIFPADVKNDSFISRIDYILQADGELRDLVYNSTINYVLRRLIVTADYFQRKCKKEDKGNEKFITDLRAFLKDDMRFPEKHIGKIIALIRECLDKRNADVADSTKHNIRKRARNNNKACYICGGELEFDIGDSYNSVQVEHKWPKAMGGSSHNFNLEVACPKCNCKKSDHIDASDFHYEKICLVSDENDKHFSTEMNREYELALWAKREFKCSICEKSAADAGKLKFGRKNPNDSWHFLNIEIFCEKHHKIRG, from the coding sequence ATGCAAAAAAGTGTAGATGAAAATAACATTAACCCAGGAGAACAGCTAAGGGAATTTATCAAACAAATTTTCCCTGCTGATGTCAAAAATGACTCCTTTATTTCAAGAATAGATTATATTCTACAAGCTGATGGAGAATTGAGAGATTTAGTTTACAATAGCACCATCAACTATGTATTGCGACGACTGATAGTAACCGCTGATTATTTTCAAAGGAAGTGTAAAAAAGAGGATAAAGGAAATGAAAAATTCATAACTGATTTGAGAGCTTTCCTGAAAGATGATATGCGCTTTCCTGAAAAGCATATTGGAAAAATTATTGCCTTAATTCGTGAGTGTTTGGATAAGAGAAATGCAGACGTAGCAGACAGCACTAAACATAACATAAGAAAGAGAGCCAGAAATAATAATAAGGCTTGCTATATCTGTGGCGGCGAACTGGAGTTTGATATAGGAGATTCATACAACTCAGTTCAAGTGGAGCATAAATGGCCGAAAGCAATGGGCGGTTCAAGTCATAATTTCAATCTTGAAGTCGCTTGCCCAAAATGTAATTGTAAAAAGTCAGATCATATAGATGCTAGCGATTTTCATTATGAAAAGATATGTCTCGTAAGTGATGAAAACGATAAACACTTTTCGACGGAGATGAACAGGGAATATGAATTGGCTTTATGGGCTAAAAGAGAATTTAAGTGTTCTATTTGTGAAAAATCAGCAGCCGATGCGGGAAAGTTAAAATTTGGACGCAAAAATCCCAATGATAGTTGGCATTTCTTAAATATAGAGATTTTTTGCGAAAAACATCACAAAATAAGGGGATAG
- a CDS encoding YihY/virulence factor BrkB family protein, whose amino-acid sequence MNLKTVISLLKQTFAEWQEDKAPTLAAALAYYTVFSLAPLLIIVIAIVGLVFGADAAQGQIVGQLQSLIGKDGAQTVQELILKASEPKSGMIATLVGIATLLWGASNVFTNLKEALNTIWNVSPPPGRGIWGFLQDRVLSFAMILGIGFLLLVSLVISAVLAAVSFWLNGLLHLPVNIWQIVDFAISFGVVTLLFALIYKLLPDVDLAWNDVWIGAAITSVLFTIGKSLIGVYLGGSGIASTYGAAGSFVIILLWINYSAQILFLGAEFTQVWANRYGSRMRASRNSTLHSEKGESPTGKHRNNS is encoded by the coding sequence GTGAACTTAAAAACAGTCATATCGCTGCTCAAACAAACTTTTGCTGAATGGCAAGAAGATAAAGCGCCAACCCTAGCCGCTGCCCTAGCCTATTACACAGTTTTCTCCCTCGCCCCGCTGCTAATTATCGTAATTGCGATCGTCGGTTTAGTCTTTGGTGCAGACGCAGCCCAAGGTCAAATCGTCGGCCAACTCCAAAGTCTAATCGGCAAAGATGGCGCCCAAACTGTCCAAGAACTGATTCTCAAAGCCTCAGAACCCAAGTCGGGAATGATTGCTACTTTAGTCGGCATCGCTACACTTTTGTGGGGCGCTTCCAACGTGTTTACTAATCTCAAAGAAGCTCTCAATACTATTTGGAATGTTTCGCCTCCTCCGGGACGGGGTATCTGGGGATTTTTGCAAGACCGCGTATTGTCTTTTGCGATGATTTTAGGCATCGGCTTTCTACTGTTAGTATCTTTAGTAATTAGCGCTGTTTTAGCAGCCGTCAGCTTTTGGTTGAACGGTTTGCTACACTTACCCGTCAACATTTGGCAGATTGTGGACTTTGCTATCTCCTTTGGTGTAGTTACGTTACTGTTTGCCTTGATTTACAAACTTTTGCCCGATGTCGATCTTGCTTGGAATGATGTGTGGATCGGCGCTGCCATCACCTCAGTCCTGTTTACGATCGGCAAATCCCTAATAGGAGTTTACCTAGGAGGTAGCGGTATTGCCTCTACCTACGGTGCTGCGGGATCGTTCGTGATTATCCTGCTTTGGATTAATTATTCCGCTCAAATTCTCTTCTTGGGCGCCGAGTTTACCCAAGTTTGGGCTAACCGATACGGCTCTCGAATGCGAGCTTCGCGAAATAGTACCCTTCACAGCGAAAAGGGGGAATCTCCTACAGGCAAACATCGGAACAATTCTTAA
- a CDS encoding DGQHR domain-containing protein, which translates to MTEHRCYFGSLISQRTDEKVTRFFVFNARAKDLKEWLGIRRIKDVKKGAQRVLRKARASAVTKFIEASSINTIPNSILIAFDPEKAKFTSLSTKISEGIIQTKSSLENPVDIFNACYNQLDWGIIEFSFEHNEPEDTKPALIVDGQHRLYGMSEFDKEDLPITVVSLIDANRQEQAFQFIVVNNKAVRVSAENVKSIVADFNEDELEKRLVLARVKYGDKPLILRSLNDSPSSPFQNLLDWSYNREITEETHLVPITAIEQTMRYIRKSFTVLENDEDSLIEFFCATWRAVKGNYPELFGKNNQFMRKANISAFNEYITDRLVYFWEMDLLDVFESDEIEEKVLDIIKRLPKEFWLKNWKLRIQDTPNFRDIIKNDLKTIITNSKLGKDWMNGLELIETEE; encoded by the coding sequence ATGACTGAACACAGGTGTTATTTTGGCAGTTTAATATCACAGCGCACAGATGAAAAGGTAACTCGTTTTTTTGTTTTTAATGCACGCGCAAAAGATTTGAAAGAGTGGTTGGGGATTCGACGAATAAAAGATGTCAAAAAAGGAGCGCAGCGTGTACTAAGAAAAGCTAGAGCTAGTGCAGTTACGAAATTCATAGAGGCTAGTTCAATCAATACAATTCCTAATAGTATACTTATAGCTTTTGATCCCGAAAAAGCAAAGTTTACCTCTTTAAGTACAAAAATTAGCGAAGGTATTATTCAAACAAAGAGTTCCTTAGAAAACCCTGTAGACATATTCAATGCCTGTTATAATCAACTCGATTGGGGAATTATTGAGTTTTCATTTGAACACAATGAACCGGAAGATACTAAACCAGCACTTATTGTAGACGGACAGCACCGTCTTTATGGTATGTCTGAATTTGATAAAGAGGATTTACCAATAACTGTTGTTAGCTTAATAGATGCTAATCGTCAAGAACAAGCTTTCCAGTTTATTGTAGTAAATAATAAAGCAGTACGAGTTTCAGCCGAAAATGTCAAATCTATTGTTGCAGATTTTAATGAAGATGAACTTGAGAAACGACTTGTACTAGCGCGTGTTAAATATGGTGATAAGCCACTGATACTTAGGTCTCTCAATGATTCTCCATCAAGCCCATTTCAAAATTTATTAGATTGGTCTTATAACAGAGAGATTACAGAAGAAACTCATCTAGTGCCAATTACTGCCATAGAACAAACAATGCGATATATTCGTAAGTCTTTTACAGTGCTTGAAAATGATGAAGATTCCTTAATCGAGTTTTTCTGTGCAACCTGGAGAGCGGTGAAAGGAAATTACCCAGAGCTTTTTGGAAAAAATAATCAATTTATGAGGAAGGCAAATATTAGTGCTTTCAATGAGTATATCACTGACCGATTAGTATATTTTTGGGAGATGGATTTACTAGATGTATTTGAAAGTGATGAAATTGAAGAAAAAGTGTTAGATATCATTAAACGTTTACCTAAAGAATTCTGGCTAAAAAATTGGAAGCTTAGAATTCAAGACACTCCAAATTTTAGAGACATCATAAAAAATGATTTAAAGACTATAATTACTAATTCAAAATTAGGCAAGGATTGGATGAATGGTTTAGAGTTGATTGAAACAGAGGAATAG
- a CDS encoding glycosyltransferase — MKIVIDGIFFQSQQRSGIARVWQSLMAEWVKDGFAQHIVMLDRAGTIPKIAGIEYRSIPVYDYNKTDADRQMLQQMCDRENADLFVSTYYTTPLTARSAFVAYDMIPEVTGADLNNPMWREKHRAIRQAASYIAISQSTARDLVKFFPEISLPSITVARCGIQKHFYPSSLPEIATFKTAHRIEKPYFLIIGERLGFNGYKNTIAFFQALSRLSSKSGFDVVCTSGQPALEPILQQYTAGFNVHLLYLGDDELRAAYSGAIALVFPSKYEGFGLPILEAMACGCPVITSPNSSIPEVAGEAAFYVSENDVNALGNALFDVQKPDIRNSLIAAGLGQCRKFSWSSMAKTVSSALMQAAGNQQQIAVKAPEAPILVSTIIEQYQKNSADLSALANVRQARQQIAAIWLNLPVEQVASAFVGDIGKQHQGILASDIRDEPLTDTEETFARELVANVAQGFNNPKAINYLLAAMLYCRADKLPLKYERATIPNWFANEYLKFMFTCPNLFQSRGEADSYYQFIAGWIDYIHKNLFKNADSPLWQNIAVLFAQIANFIPLYFTTANLRELYTKRADIIEFALKTRGSAIDCIFPARSPARTKIRLGIISDHFAPQTETFATIPVFEHLDRNQFEIYLYALNTSGHQLEQYCQSRADKLVTLPQEFASQVQTIRADDLDILFFGTNLTAINKHVGSLAMHRLARVQTTSFCSPTTTGLRHMDYYIAGKYTVPDASYQSQYREQLAVLEGSGFCFKYATESEVATVKPTRQSLGISDSTTVFVSGANFYKILPELRETWVKILAAVPDSILILYPFGPAWTRTYPATPFVNNLNAICAKYGVNNNRLRFVKQLPSRADVKEFLQLADVYLDSYPYAGATSLIDPLQVGLPVVVVEGNALRFRQGAAMLRELQMPDLIARDEASYIQLAVSLGTNPQLRQQKRQEIVEKMQGNPACFDSVAYGGAIAKLFQELFTHWQTSHLEASRSLQDSIPRQPDAIEILSNAVQLYQRNSSNVSAISQLRQIRKQIADFWLNVPTENLEATYQSPSGKNYQIILKSGFQRQAMMEDEQIFLQQLTQISKGLVHPKAVSALLAAMLYFPPGTMRIPDPRNRLPHWLIGDYEQVFETKSAVNSESSSDLLAQYIQSPQFANQLLGCVNLYRIDPSDESVVLELRQIRKQMADFWLSVPCEQLPDIYLGELRKGYQALLSCRFQAESMTEAEQNFLQQLTEISKGLVQPQAINALLGAMLYFVPGKMRVPEARTRLPQWLIEDYENVFETAFAVAEQTIVNQDVLPQFMNQLTAAVNLYEIDPTAEFAIADLRQIRTQLANLWLSVSDEQLELLYRSDFGKGYKAVLGCGLINEPLAQNERGFFNSLVAELSKGFGTPKAVNNLLAAMLFCRAGQLQVQDANSCLPPWFLEDYERFVGGAIELAVK, encoded by the coding sequence ATGAAAATAGTTATTGACGGTATATTTTTTCAAAGTCAGCAAAGAAGCGGGATTGCTCGCGTTTGGCAGTCTTTGATGGCAGAATGGGTAAAAGATGGTTTTGCTCAGCATATAGTTATGTTAGACCGCGCGGGCACAATACCGAAGATTGCGGGCATTGAATATCGGTCGATTCCGGTTTACGATTACAACAAAACTGATGCTGACAGACAAATGTTGCAGCAAATGTGCGATCGCGAAAATGCAGATTTATTTGTCTCTACCTACTATACAACACCGCTGACTGCGCGATCGGCATTTGTCGCCTATGACATGATACCCGAAGTTACCGGAGCTGACCTCAATAATCCCATGTGGCGAGAAAAACATCGCGCTATCCGCCAAGCAGCTTCCTACATCGCCATTTCCCAAAGCACAGCCCGCGACTTAGTAAAGTTTTTCCCAGAAATATCTCTCCCATCCATTACTGTCGCTCGCTGCGGCATTCAAAAACATTTTTATCCTTCTAGTTTACCAGAAATTGCCACGTTTAAAACTGCACACCGGATTGAAAAGCCCTACTTTTTAATAATTGGAGAACGTTTAGGATTCAACGGTTATAAAAATACGATTGCTTTTTTTCAAGCTTTATCTAGACTCAGCAGCAAGTCTGGATTTGATGTTGTGTGCACCAGCGGTCAACCTGCGCTCGAACCTATATTACAGCAGTACACGGCTGGTTTCAACGTCCACCTGCTGTATTTGGGTGACGATGAATTAAGAGCGGCTTACTCGGGTGCAATCGCCCTCGTATTTCCCTCGAAATATGAAGGCTTCGGGCTGCCAATCTTGGAAGCAATGGCTTGCGGTTGTCCGGTGATTACATCTCCCAACAGCTCGATTCCCGAAGTAGCGGGAGAAGCAGCATTTTATGTCAGCGAAAATGATGTCAATGCGCTGGGAAATGCACTGTTTGACGTGCAGAAACCAGATATTCGCAACTCGTTGATTGCTGCCGGACTCGGACAATGCCGCAAATTCAGTTGGTCGTCAATGGCAAAAACAGTGAGTTCTGCACTGATGCAAGCTGCCGGAAATCAACAGCAAATCGCGGTAAAAGCGCCGGAAGCTCCAATTTTAGTGTCAACCATTATCGAGCAATACCAGAAAAACTCCGCCGATTTATCCGCCCTCGCAAATGTCCGCCAAGCTCGCCAACAAATTGCAGCCATCTGGCTCAATTTACCAGTCGAACAAGTAGCCAGCGCCTTTGTGGGTGATATCGGCAAACAGCACCAGGGAATTCTCGCCAGCGATATTAGAGACGAACCGCTAACTGATACAGAAGAGACTTTTGCGAGGGAATTAGTCGCCAATGTAGCGCAGGGATTTAACAACCCCAAAGCTATTAATTACCTGCTAGCGGCAATGCTGTACTGTCGCGCCGACAAACTGCCGCTCAAATACGAGCGCGCTACGATTCCTAACTGGTTCGCTAATGAATATCTGAAGTTCATGTTTACCTGTCCGAACCTATTTCAAAGTCGGGGAGAAGCAGACAGTTACTATCAATTTATCGCGGGATGGATTGATTACATACATAAGAATTTGTTCAAAAATGCCGATTCGCCACTTTGGCAGAATATTGCTGTGTTGTTCGCCCAAATCGCTAACTTTATCCCGCTGTACTTTACCACCGCAAACCTGCGCGAGCTTTACACCAAACGGGCGGATATTATTGAGTTTGCTTTAAAAACTCGCGGATCTGCTATTGATTGTATCTTCCCGGCGCGATCGCCCGCGCGCACAAAAATCCGCCTGGGCATCATCAGCGACCATTTCGCGCCGCAAACCGAAACCTTCGCTACTATCCCGGTTTTCGAGCATTTAGACCGCAACCAGTTCGAGATTTACCTGTACGCGCTCAACACCAGCGGCCACCAATTAGAACAATACTGTCAAAGCCGCGCCGACAAACTGGTGACACTCCCGCAAGAGTTTGCATCGCAAGTCCAAACCATCCGCGCCGACGACTTAGATATTCTGTTTTTCGGTACGAATTTAACTGCTATTAACAAACACGTTGGTTCGCTCGCAATGCACCGTTTAGCAAGGGTACAAACTACATCTTTCTGTTCTCCGACAACCACCGGACTCCGGCACATGGATTACTACATCGCAGGCAAATATACTGTACCGGATGCTAGCTATCAATCACAATATCGCGAACAGTTGGCTGTGCTAGAAGGCAGCGGTTTTTGTTTCAAATATGCCACAGAATCGGAAGTAGCTACAGTCAAACCCACGCGCCAAAGTCTCGGAATTTCTGACAGCACAACAGTGTTTGTCTCCGGCGCTAACTTCTACAAAATTCTGCCGGAGTTGAGAGAGACTTGGGTAAAGATTCTCGCGGCTGTTCCCGATTCAATCTTGATTTTGTATCCCTTCGGCCCGGCTTGGACTCGGACTTATCCAGCAACACCTTTTGTTAACAATCTCAATGCTATTTGTGCTAAATACGGGGTGAATAACAATCGTTTGCGATTCGTAAAACAACTGCCAAGCCGCGCGGATGTTAAAGAGTTTTTGCAGCTAGCAGATGTTTATCTCGATTCCTATCCTTACGCTGGGGCGACATCGTTAATCGATCCTTTGCAAGTAGGATTGCCGGTGGTGGTTGTGGAGGGAAATGCTTTGCGCTTCCGTCAAGGTGCGGCGATGCTGCGGGAATTGCAAATGCCCGATTTAATCGCCCGTGACGAAGCATCCTACATTCAGCTAGCCGTGAGTCTCGGCACAAACCCGCAACTGCGCCAGCAAAAACGGCAGGAAATTGTCGAGAAAATGCAGGGCAATCCGGCCTGTTTTGATAGTGTTGCATATGGAGGGGCGATCGCGAAACTCTTCCAAGAACTCTTTACCCACTGGCAAACCAGCCACCTAGAAGCCTCCCGCAGCTTGCAGGATAGCATTCCCCGGCAGCCGGATGCGATCGAGATCCTCTCCAACGCCGTCCAGCTTTACCAGAGAAATTCATCCAACGTCTCAGCAATATCTCAACTGCGGCAAATCCGCAAACAAATCGCGGATTTTTGGCTGAATGTTCCCACCGAAAATCTAGAAGCCACCTATCAAAGTCCTTCAGGAAAAAACTATCAAATCATCCTGAAAAGCGGCTTTCAACGTCAAGCGATGATGGAAGACGAACAAATATTTTTGCAGCAATTAACGCAGATTAGCAAAGGATTGGTGCACCCGAAAGCTGTCAGCGCCTTGCTCGCGGCGATGCTGTATTTCCCGCCGGGCACCATGCGAATTCCCGACCCTCGCAACCGCTTGCCGCACTGGTTAATCGGCGATTACGAACAAGTTTTTGAAACAAAATCCGCCGTCAATTCCGAGTCAAGTTCTGACTTGCTAGCTCAATACATTCAATCCCCCCAATTTGCCAATCAACTATTAGGATGCGTCAATCTTTACCGCATCGATCCCTCTGACGAATCGGTAGTTTTGGAACTCCGCCAAATCAGAAAACAAATGGCTGATTTTTGGCTAAGCGTTCCTTGCGAACAATTGCCAGATATTTACCTAGGAGAACTTCGCAAAGGATATCAAGCACTGCTTAGCTGCCGCTTCCAAGCAGAATCAATGACTGAAGCCGAACAAAACTTTTTGCAGCAATTAACCGAAATTAGCAAAGGGTTGGTGCAGCCTCAAGCTATCAATGCTTTGCTGGGTGCAATGCTGTATTTTGTGCCGGGAAAAATGCGGGTACCCGAGGCTCGCACCCGGTTGCCGCAGTGGTTGATTGAGGATTACGAAAATGTGTTTGAAACTGCGTTTGCGGTAGCGGAACAAACTATTGTCAACCAAGATGTTCTACCGCAGTTTATGAATCAATTAACTGCTGCTGTCAATCTTTATGAAATCGACCCGACGGCTGAATTTGCGATCGCAGATTTGCGGCAAATTCGGACGCAACTCGCCAATTTGTGGCTGAGTGTTTCCGACGAACAACTTGAACTTTTGTACCGGAGCGATTTCGGCAAGGGTTACAAGGCAGTGCTGGGCTGCGGGTTGATTAATGAGCCGCTGGCCCAGAATGAACGCGGGTTTTTTAACTCGTTGGTTGCTGAGTTGAGTAAAGGGTTTGGAACGCCTAAAGCTGTGAATAATTTGCTGGCGGCGATGCTGTTTTGTCGCGCTGGACAGTTGCAAGTTCAGGATGCGAATAGTTGTTTGCCGCCTTGGTTTTTGGAGGATTACGAGCGGTTTGTTGGGGGTGCGATCGAGCTTGCTGTGAAGTAA